DNA from Spirochaetota bacterium:
ACGCGGCCAAGGGCCTGATGAACGCCTACGAGAACGTGCAGGCGTCGGAGTCCCGCATCCGCGACACCGACATGGCGGAGCAGATGTCGTCCTACGTGCGCTACCAGATCCTGACACGGGCGGCCACGTCGATGCTCGCCCAGGCGAACGCGAAGTCGCAGACGGTCCTCGAGCTGTTGAAGTAACGGCAAGAAACCGCTTTGGTCTAATTGAAAAAGCCGTCCCCCACAGGACGGCTTTTTTGTCTCTCGCAGAGACGCGGAGGCGCAGAACTGTCATTT
Protein-coding regions in this window:
- a CDS encoding flagellin, which encodes AAKGLMNAYENVQASESRIRDTDMAEQMSSYVRYQILTRAATSMLAQANAKSQTVLELLK